A part of Vigna radiata var. radiata cultivar VC1973A chromosome 11, Vradiata_ver6, whole genome shotgun sequence genomic DNA contains:
- the LOC106776309 gene encoding telomere repeat-binding factor 2 isoform X1, whose translation MGAPKQKWTAEEEAALKAGVVKHGAGKWRTILTDPEFSSILRMRSNVDLKDKWRNINVTAIWGSRQKAKLALKKNLLPSPKIDNNHMALSTAVQRDRGAGDPKPLAVSGGVSPNSKEKVSRLQNFQLDNIILESIIKLKEPKGSDRAAIASYIEDQYCSTPTLRKLLSTKLKHMVASGKLMKVKHKYRIATNLTISEKRRCSSLLLLEGRPKDSPKTEKTGVNILSKSEIDAELSKMKGVTPQEAAAAAAKAVAEAEAAIAEAEAAAREADAAEAEAEAARVFAKAAIKALKCKTLHI comes from the exons ATGGGTGCTCCTAAGCAAAAGTGGACAGCGGAGGAAGAAGCAGCATTGAAAGCTGGAGTTGTTAAACATGGGGCTGGAAAATGGCGCACCATACTTACCGATCCAGAGTTCAGTTCCATTCTGCGCATGCGTTCTAATGTCGATCTCAAG GACAAATGGAGGAACATAAATGTGACAGCAATATGGGGATCAAGGCAGAAGGCAAAGCTTGCTCTTAAAAAGAACCTACTACCATCCCCAAAAATTGACAATAATCACATGGCCTTGAGTACTGCAGTTCAACGTGACAGAGGAGCAGGGGATCCCAAGCCTCTGGCAGTTTCTGGTGGAGTATCTCCTAATTCAAAGGAAAAAGTGTCAAGGCTACAGAACTTCCA GTtggataatattatattagagtCTATTATCAAGTTGAAGGAGCCGAAGGGTTCCGACAGGGCAGCAATTGCTTCATATATAGAG GATCAATACTGTTCTACACCAACCCTCAGAAAGTTACTGTCAACAAAACTGAAGCACATGGTGGCAAGTGGAAAATTAATGAAG GTAAAGCATAAGTACAGGATTGCAACAAATTTAACTATATCTGAGAAAAGAAGATGTTCTTCCTTGTTACTCCTGGAAGGAAGACCCAAAGATTCTCCAAAAACTGAGAAGACTGGTGTCAACATTCTTTCAAAATCCGAAATTGATGCAGAGCTATCTAAAATGAAGGGTGTGACACCACAAGAAGCAGCAGCTGCTGCTGCAAAGGCAGTTGCTGAGGCGGAAGCTGCCATTGCCGAAGCTGAGGCAGCAGCTAGGGAGGCAGACGCTGCAGAAGCCGAGGCAGAGGCTGCACGAGTGTTTGCAAAAGCAGCAATAAAGGCTCTAAAATGCAAGACGCTTCACATTTG A